A stretch of the Mycobacterium sp. ITM-2016-00317 genome encodes the following:
- a CDS encoding nuclear transport factor 2 family protein, translating to MSDIDDIKQVKYRYLRALDTKNWDEFADTLTEDVVGRYGESIGEEHHFTDRDDLVNFMRNSLGPEILTEHRVNHPEITVDGDEAKATWYLQDRVIAPDFNFMLIGAGFYHDRYRRTADGWRICETGYDRTYDASMSLDALNFKVKAGRAINL from the coding sequence ATGAGTGACATCGACGACATCAAGCAGGTCAAGTATCGCTACCTCCGGGCCCTGGACACCAAGAACTGGGACGAGTTCGCCGACACTCTCACCGAGGACGTCGTCGGCCGCTACGGCGAGTCGATCGGCGAGGAGCACCACTTCACCGACCGCGACGACCTGGTGAACTTCATGCGCAACTCGCTGGGACCGGAGATCCTCACCGAGCACCGGGTCAACCACCCCGAGATCACCGTCGACGGCGACGAGGCCAAGGCGACCTGGTACCTGCAGGACCGGGTGATCGCACCCGACTTCAACTTCATGCTGATCGGCGCCGGCTTCTACCACGACAGGTACCGCCGCACCGCCGACGGCTGGCGGATCTGTGAGACCGGATACGACCGCACCTACGACGCGTCGATGAGCCTGGACGCGTTGAACTTCAAGGTGAAGGCCGGACGCGCGATCAACCTCTGA
- a CDS encoding Hsp70 family protein: protein MSEALGLSIGTTNLAAATVGRQPVIRRSVLTLYGHTAPEVGAASGRPGGVVLSGFVERVGDPVPLVAADGSSYPAEQLVVEALETMAGLAAPDAPSDVAISVPSYWSARSTAALAGALQASAVLTPGGALPRLIPDADAALTALNADPGLDRRGVVVLLDLGGGGTSITLADAASAFTPIGDTQRFAEFAGDQIDQTVLSHVLAGVGGGVDPEQTAAVGSLAALREQCRAAKERLSLQTATDLPVDLPGHRGDVRLTRGELEELIARPLDGVFDALEQALARNEIGLGAVSSVALVGGGSAIPLVAQQVSQRFRVPVVTTPRPALDAAAGAALVAAYGRSAETVTVATVEADSTYALAWSQDDLRDDDIVPFTGEIPEERPNPYALSGEYETEVIAPDDRDDGAGGGSRLPLSLTGLVAAVALLAVGGAAIALTSLDSPEPNRPTPGNVPLSSALVPSPEPPPVQTVPQQPVQPPRTVEPPAPVAPPVVTTAPTAVPTTTTPTTTTTTTTTTTTTTTTTTTTPTTTTTTTTTQPTTTQPTTTRPTTTTQAPPPTTTQAPPPTTTQAPPPPPEPEPVEPPATVAPPVITTYLELPFGLPDQILDPDGA from the coding sequence ATGAGCGAAGCGTTGGGGTTGTCCATCGGAACCACCAACCTCGCGGCGGCAACAGTCGGCCGGCAGCCGGTGATCCGGCGTTCGGTGCTGACCCTGTACGGCCACACCGCCCCCGAGGTCGGTGCGGCGAGTGGACGCCCCGGCGGGGTGGTGCTGTCCGGGTTCGTCGAACGCGTCGGGGACCCGGTGCCGCTGGTCGCCGCCGACGGCTCGTCCTATCCGGCCGAGCAGCTGGTCGTCGAGGCGCTGGAGACGATGGCCGGCCTGGCCGCCCCGGACGCGCCGTCCGACGTGGCGATCTCCGTGCCGTCGTACTGGTCTGCCCGGTCGACGGCGGCGCTCGCCGGGGCGCTGCAGGCCAGCGCCGTCCTCACCCCCGGGGGCGCGCTGCCGCGGCTGATCCCGGACGCCGACGCCGCGCTGACCGCGCTCAACGCCGACCCGGGGCTGGACCGCCGCGGCGTGGTGGTGCTGCTCGATCTCGGCGGGGGCGGCACCAGCATCACGCTGGCCGACGCCGCGTCGGCGTTCACCCCGATCGGCGACACCCAGCGGTTCGCGGAGTTCGCCGGCGACCAGATCGACCAGACCGTGCTCAGCCACGTGCTGGCCGGGGTCGGTGGCGGCGTCGATCCCGAGCAGACGGCGGCGGTGGGATCGCTGGCCGCGCTGCGTGAGCAGTGCCGCGCCGCCAAGGAACGCCTGTCGCTGCAGACCGCGACCGACCTGCCCGTCGACCTGCCCGGCCACCGCGGCGACGTCCGGCTGACCCGGGGCGAGCTCGAAGAGCTCATCGCCCGGCCGCTCGACGGCGTCTTCGACGCGCTCGAGCAGGCGCTGGCACGGAACGAGATCGGCCTCGGCGCCGTCTCCTCGGTCGCGCTCGTCGGCGGAGGATCGGCAATCCCTCTTGTCGCGCAACAGGTTTCGCAGCGGTTCCGGGTGCCGGTGGTGACCACGCCACGGCCCGCGCTGGATGCGGCCGCCGGGGCCGCGCTGGTCGCCGCGTACGGCCGCAGTGCCGAGACCGTCACGGTCGCCACCGTCGAAGCCGACAGCACCTACGCGCTGGCGTGGTCGCAGGACGATCTGCGCGACGACGACATCGTCCCGTTCACCGGCGAGATCCCCGAAGAACGGCCCAATCCGTACGCGCTGTCCGGGGAGTACGAGACCGAGGTCATCGCGCCCGACGACCGTGACGACGGCGCCGGCGGGGGCTCGCGGCTGCCGCTGTCACTGACCGGTCTGGTCGCCGCGGTCGCGCTGCTGGCGGTCGGCGGCGCGGCGATCGCGTTGACCAGTCTCGACAGCCCGGAGCCGAACCGGCCCACGCCGGGCAACGTGCCGTTGAGCAGCGCGCTGGTGCCCTCGCCGGAGCCGCCGCCGGTGCAGACGGTCCCCCAGCAACCCGTGCAGCCCCCACGGACGGTCGAACCGCCTGCGCCGGTCGCCCCGCCGGTGGTGACGACCGCGCCGACCGCCGTCCCGACGACCACCACACCGACCACCACCACGACGACGACTACGACCACGACGACGACCACCACGACGACGACTACGACCCCGACGACGACCACCACCACAACCACGACGCAGCCCACCACCACCCAGCCCACCACCACGCGGCCGACCACAACCACCCAGGCACCGCCGCCGACGACCACCCAGGCACCGCCGCCGACGACCACGCAGGCGCCGCCACCGCCGCCGGAACCGGAACCGGTCGAGCCGCCGGCCACGGTCGCGCCGCCGGTGATCACCACCTATCTGGAGCTGCCGTTCGGCCTCCCCGACCAGATCCTGGACCCGGACGGCGCTTGA
- a CDS encoding dipeptide ABC transporter ATP-binding protein: MSAPLLEVTDLVKHFPIKSGLLVEREVGRVRAVDGVSLTLEEGQTLGLVGESGCGKSTLCRAILQLTAPTSGSVRFQGQELVGMSRRELRPLRRQMQMIFQDPFSSLNPRKRIGQIIGEPMRLHGLADGADLTRQVQELLDRVGLRAEHFNRYPHEFSGGQRQRIGIARALALRPKLIVADEPVSALDVSVQAQIVNLLKDLQEEFGLSYLFVAHDLGVVRHVSDRVAVMYLGKIVEDSRTDDLYGHPVHPYSDALLSAVPIPDPRRNAARERIVLEGDVPSPSNPPSGCRFHTRCPWSTEVCSAEEPAMAAYGTGHAAACHHPLEAAAPLPG, translated from the coding sequence GTGAGCGCCCCGCTGCTGGAGGTGACCGACCTCGTCAAGCACTTCCCGATCAAATCGGGGCTGCTCGTCGAGCGCGAGGTGGGCCGCGTCCGCGCCGTCGACGGGGTCAGCCTGACGCTGGAGGAGGGCCAGACGCTCGGGCTGGTCGGTGAATCCGGCTGCGGAAAGTCGACGTTGTGCCGGGCCATCCTGCAGTTGACCGCGCCCACGTCGGGATCGGTGCGCTTTCAGGGGCAGGAGCTGGTCGGGATGTCGCGGCGGGAACTGCGTCCGCTGCGGCGCCAGATGCAGATGATCTTCCAGGATCCGTTCTCGTCGCTGAATCCGCGCAAACGGATCGGGCAGATCATCGGCGAGCCCATGCGGCTGCACGGTCTGGCCGACGGCGCCGACCTCACCCGGCAGGTGCAGGAGCTGTTGGACCGGGTGGGCCTTCGCGCCGAGCATTTCAACCGGTACCCGCACGAGTTCTCCGGCGGCCAGCGGCAGCGCATCGGGATCGCCCGCGCGCTGGCGCTGCGTCCGAAGCTCATCGTCGCCGACGAGCCGGTCTCCGCGCTCGACGTGTCGGTGCAGGCCCAGATCGTGAACCTGCTCAAGGATCTGCAGGAAGAGTTCGGCCTGTCCTATCTGTTCGTCGCGCACGACCTCGGAGTGGTGCGCCACGTGTCGGACCGGGTCGCGGTGATGTACCTGGGGAAGATCGTGGAGGACTCGCGCACCGACGACCTGTATGGGCACCCGGTGCACCCGTATTCGGACGCGTTGCTGTCGGCGGTGCCGATCCCGGACCCCCGCCGCAATGCGGCCCGCGAACGCATCGTCCTCGAAGGTGATGTGCCGAGCCCGTCGAATCCTCCGTCCGGGTGCCGCTTCCACACGCGCTGCCCGTGGAGCACCGAGGTCTGCTCCGCCGAGGAGCCGGCAATGGCGGCGTACGGGACCGGGCATGCGGCGGCCTGCCACCATCCGCTGGAGGCCGCTGCCCCGCTGCCGGGCTGA
- a CDS encoding ABC transporter ATP-binding protein: MTPLLTVEDLRVSFATEDGVVRAVDGVSFDLAPGEILAIVGESGCGKSVTAQTLTGLTRSPNTRVTGSVTYRGQELTGLDEDALRGIRGEEIAMVFQDPMSSLNPVYRVGDQIVEMIRAHRDMSKKEAEQRVVELLGSVGIPNPQGRARNYPHEFSGGMRQRVMIAMALAVEPAVLIADEPTTALDVTVQAQILRLLADLNRDRGLAVVLITHDLGVVAEVADRVVVMYAGQIVEDGSLDDIFYAPSHPYTWGLLGSLARLDQPRTERLAQISGAPPSLLDPPSGCRFAPRCAFEFDRCAAPPPLAPGGVVTHLDRCWLGEDAKATVRP, encoded by the coding sequence GTGACACCCTTGTTGACGGTCGAGGACCTGCGGGTCAGTTTCGCCACCGAGGACGGCGTCGTCCGCGCGGTCGACGGGGTGTCGTTCGACCTGGCGCCCGGCGAGATCCTGGCCATCGTCGGCGAATCCGGCTGCGGCAAGAGCGTCACCGCCCAGACGCTGACCGGGTTGACCCGTTCGCCCAACACCCGGGTCACCGGTTCGGTCACCTACCGGGGACAGGAGCTGACCGGTCTGGACGAGGACGCCCTGCGCGGTATCCGCGGCGAGGAGATCGCGATGGTGTTCCAGGATCCGATGTCCTCGTTGAACCCGGTGTACCGGGTCGGGGATCAGATCGTGGAGATGATCCGGGCCCATCGCGACATGTCCAAGAAGGAGGCCGAGCAACGTGTCGTCGAACTGCTCGGTTCGGTGGGGATCCCCAATCCGCAAGGGCGGGCGCGCAATTACCCGCACGAGTTCTCCGGGGGCATGCGGCAGCGGGTGATGATCGCGATGGCGCTGGCGGTGGAGCCCGCGGTGTTGATCGCCGACGAGCCGACGACCGCACTGGACGTGACGGTGCAGGCCCAGATCCTGCGGCTCCTCGCCGATCTGAACCGGGATCGCGGCCTGGCGGTCGTGCTGATCACCCATGATCTCGGTGTGGTCGCCGAGGTCGCCGACCGGGTGGTGGTGATGTACGCCGGCCAGATCGTCGAGGACGGCAGCCTCGACGACATCTTCTATGCGCCGTCACATCCCTACACCTGGGGGTTGTTGGGTTCCCTTGCGCGGCTGGACCAGCCACGCACCGAGCGGCTCGCGCAGATCTCGGGCGCGCCGCCGTCGCTGCTGGATCCGCCGTCGGGGTGCCGGTTCGCCCCGCGCTGCGCGTTCGAGTTCGACCGGTGCGCCGCGCCACCGCCGCTGGCGCCCGGTGGCGTCGTCACCCACCTCGATCGCTGCTGGCTGGGCGAGGACGCGAAAGCGACGGTGCGGCCGTGA
- a CDS encoding ABC transporter permease, protein MARFVARRVLGMIAVLFAISVIVFLIFNVIPNSDPAARIAGKNADPQLIARVNADLGLDQPLPVQYVTMMKEIFTGQLTSYASHRNVVEQIWEGLPATFSLCIGAAVIWMSLAVLFGYLSAVHAGRFADRALTILSLVGISVPVFWLAAILLYFLSFKVQLFPTGSYVELTEDPLGWAYHLVLPWFTLAVLFIGFYSRVLRSNMLDAMNEDYVRTARAKGLSERQVRVRHVLRNSMIPIITLFGLDFGMVVGGGAILTETVYNLDGVGLYAGEAIRSLDLPPLMAVTLFGAFFIVLFNTVVDIAYAVLDPRIRLGEAAVA, encoded by the coding sequence ATGGCACGCTTCGTGGCACGACGGGTGCTGGGCATGATCGCGGTGCTGTTCGCGATCTCGGTGATCGTGTTCCTGATCTTCAACGTCATCCCGAACTCGGACCCGGCGGCGCGCATCGCGGGCAAGAACGCCGATCCGCAGCTGATCGCCCGGGTCAACGCCGACCTCGGGCTCGACCAGCCGCTGCCGGTCCAGTACGTCACGATGATGAAGGAGATCTTCACCGGTCAGCTGACCTCCTATGCCAGCCATCGCAATGTGGTCGAACAGATCTGGGAGGGACTGCCTGCCACCTTCTCGCTGTGCATCGGCGCCGCGGTGATCTGGATGTCGCTGGCGGTGCTGTTCGGGTATCTCAGCGCCGTGCACGCGGGCAGGTTCGCCGACCGCGCGCTGACAATACTGTCCCTGGTCGGGATCTCGGTGCCGGTGTTCTGGCTGGCCGCGATCCTGCTCTACTTCCTGAGCTTCAAGGTCCAGCTGTTCCCGACCGGGAGCTATGTGGAGCTGACCGAGGACCCGCTGGGCTGGGCGTATCACCTTGTGCTGCCGTGGTTCACGCTGGCGGTGCTGTTCATCGGGTTCTACAGCCGGGTGCTGCGGTCCAACATGCTCGACGCGATGAACGAGGACTACGTGCGCACGGCCAGGGCCAAGGGTCTCAGCGAGCGGCAGGTGCGGGTTCGGCATGTGTTGCGCAACTCGATGATTCCGATCATCACCCTGTTCGGCCTGGATTTCGGGATGGTCGTGGGCGGCGGGGCGATCCTCACCGAGACGGTCTACAACCTCGACGGGGTGGGCCTCTACGCCGGGGAGGCGATCCGCAGCCTGGACCTGCCGCCCCTGATGGCGGTCACGCTGTTCGGCGCGTTCTTCATCGTTCTGTTCAACACGGTGGTCGACATCGCCTACGCGGTACTCGATCCCCGAATCCGGTTGGGAGAGGCGGCAGTCGCGTGA
- a CDS encoding ABC transporter permease — MTDVVAVPAAPPGTPTSQTQGRSPWYLAWLRLRRNKMALGCGVLFVLVVLLCLAAPWWAQHVAHTGPNDNHITDTIVIDGVATDIVSPDGTPLGPGLHGRYLLGADQNGRDVMVRLLYGGRTSIYIGLAAAAVTTVLAVVVALLAGYFRGWIDAVLSRVLDVIWAFPVLLLGIALGTALAVGGLKLGVVAVAGDSIWIPILIIGLVYVPYMARPLRGEILALREKEFVEAAVAQGMGPLRIMVGELLPNIISTIIVFFTLNIANNMLLESALSFLGAGVRPPNASWGTMIADGYQMIYTAPHLTIVPGLMIVVTVLALNVFGDGLRDALDPKARIRLEH; from the coding sequence GTGACCGACGTCGTCGCCGTCCCCGCGGCACCTCCCGGGACCCCCACGTCGCAGACCCAGGGCCGAAGCCCGTGGTATCTGGCGTGGCTGCGCCTGCGCCGCAACAAGATGGCACTCGGCTGCGGTGTGTTGTTCGTGCTGGTGGTTCTGCTGTGCCTGGCGGCGCCGTGGTGGGCCCAGCACGTGGCGCACACCGGACCCAACGACAACCACATCACCGACACCATCGTCATCGACGGCGTGGCCACCGACATCGTGTCGCCCGACGGCACGCCGCTGGGGCCGGGTCTGCACGGGCGCTACCTGCTCGGGGCCGACCAGAACGGCCGCGACGTGATGGTCCGGTTGCTCTACGGCGGACGCACGTCGATCTACATCGGCCTGGCCGCCGCCGCGGTCACCACCGTGCTGGCCGTCGTGGTCGCGTTGCTGGCCGGCTACTTCCGCGGGTGGATCGACGCGGTGCTGTCCCGGGTGCTCGACGTGATCTGGGCGTTTCCGGTGCTGCTACTGGGCATCGCGCTGGGCACCGCGCTCGCCGTGGGTGGCCTGAAGCTGGGAGTTGTTGCCGTTGCCGGGGATTCGATCTGGATTCCGATCCTGATCATCGGGCTGGTGTACGTGCCCTACATGGCACGCCCGCTACGCGGGGAGATACTCGCGTTGCGCGAGAAGGAGTTCGTCGAGGCCGCGGTCGCCCAGGGCATGGGGCCGCTGCGCATCATGGTTGGCGAGCTGCTGCCGAACATCATCTCGACGATCATCGTGTTCTTCACGCTGAACATCGCCAACAACATGCTGCTGGAGTCGGCGCTGAGCTTCCTCGGCGCCGGGGTCAGGCCGCCGAACGCGTCCTGGGGCACGATGATCGCCGACGGCTACCAGATGATCTACACCGCACCTCATCTGACGATCGTTCCGGGCCTGATGATCGTGGTGACGGTGTTGGCGCTCAACGTCTTCGGTGACGGCCTGCGCGACGCGCTGGATCCCAAGGCCCGAATCCGGTTGGAGCACTGA
- a CDS encoding ABC transporter substrate-binding protein, whose amino-acid sequence MHLPRVARQALTIAWIVALAASGATACGSDDSSGGGGGGGGEITVSATSFPDYVDPQMSYTVEGWEVLWNVYTPLLTYKHEAGEEGTKVVPGLAESLPEISPDELTYKLKLRPNMKYSDGTPIKASDFSYAIQRLFKTDSGGSVFFNVIVGAREYADGAADTITGITTDDATGDITIQLTQPNGTFDNLLGLMFAAPVPPSTPLDTDATNSPPPASGPFMISSVEAPRRLTLERNPQFQTVKDAGADEVPDAEVDRINLVENKNQGAQVTDIIQNKVDFMMDPPPSDRLQELKARYSDRFRMEESINTYYMFMNTERAPFNDLKVRQAINYAIDPEALNRIFGGRLHPTQQILPPGMPGYQEYKLYPGPDLDKARQLIAEANPADRDITVWTDDEPDRKRIGEYYHDLLSQLGFNATLKVIAGDVYWTTIGNQSTPDVDTGFADWFQDFPHPDDFFRPLLHGDSILPTNGNNLSRANIPANNARMDELLTKQISDEGVEQQYADLDRAYMEQAVWAPYGNEQFTTFLSERMDFDKSYHHLLFKQDFTSFALK is encoded by the coding sequence ATGCACCTACCGCGCGTGGCGCGACAAGCACTGACCATCGCCTGGATCGTCGCGCTGGCGGCCTCCGGGGCGACGGCCTGCGGCAGCGACGACAGTTCCGGCGGAGGCGGTGGCGGAGGCGGCGAGATCACCGTGTCGGCGACCTCGTTCCCCGACTACGTCGATCCGCAGATGTCCTACACCGTGGAGGGCTGGGAGGTGCTGTGGAACGTCTACACCCCGCTGTTGACCTACAAGCACGAGGCGGGTGAGGAGGGCACCAAGGTGGTGCCGGGGCTGGCCGAGTCATTGCCGGAGATCTCGCCCGACGAGCTGACCTACAAGCTCAAACTGCGGCCGAACATGAAGTACTCCGACGGCACGCCGATCAAGGCGTCCGACTTCAGCTACGCGATCCAGCGCCTGTTCAAGACCGATTCGGGCGGCTCGGTGTTCTTCAACGTGATCGTCGGCGCCAGGGAGTACGCCGACGGCGCCGCCGACACCATCACCGGCATCACCACCGACGACGCCACCGGTGACATCACGATCCAGTTGACCCAGCCCAACGGCACTTTCGACAATCTTCTCGGCCTGATGTTCGCCGCGCCCGTCCCACCGAGCACCCCGCTGGACACCGACGCCACGAACAGCCCGCCACCGGCCAGCGGACCGTTCATGATCTCCTCGGTCGAAGCTCCGAGACGACTGACGCTGGAACGCAATCCGCAGTTCCAGACCGTCAAGGACGCCGGCGCCGACGAGGTCCCCGACGCGGAAGTCGACAGGATCAACCTGGTCGAGAACAAGAACCAGGGCGCGCAGGTCACCGACATCATCCAGAACAAGGTCGATTTCATGATGGACCCACCGCCGTCGGACCGGTTGCAGGAACTCAAGGCGCGCTATTCCGACCGGTTCCGCATGGAGGAGTCGATCAACACCTACTACATGTTCATGAACACCGAACGCGCGCCGTTCAACGACCTGAAGGTGCGCCAGGCGATCAACTACGCCATCGACCCGGAAGCGCTGAACCGGATCTTCGGTGGCCGGTTGCACCCGACCCAGCAGATCCTGCCACCCGGGATGCCCGGCTACCAGGAGTACAAGCTCTATCCGGGGCCCGATCTGGACAAGGCCAGACAGCTGATCGCCGAAGCGAACCCGGCCGACCGCGACATCACGGTCTGGACCGACGACGAGCCGGACCGCAAGCGGATCGGCGAGTACTACCACGATCTGCTGAGCCAGCTGGGCTTCAACGCCACCCTGAAGGTCATCGCCGGGGACGTGTACTGGACGACTATCGGCAACCAGTCCACCCCAGACGTGGACACCGGGTTCGCCGACTGGTTCCAGGACTTCCCGCACCCGGACGACTTCTTCCGCCCGCTGCTGCACGGCGACAGCATTCTGCCGACGAACGGGAACAACCTGTCGCGGGCGAACATCCCGGCCAACAACGCCAGGATGGACGAGCTGCTGACCAAGCAGATCAGCGACGAGGGTGTCGAGCAGCAGTACGCCGATCTCGACCGGGCGTACATGGAGCAGGCGGTGTGGGCGCCCTACGGCAACGAGCAGTTCACCACGTTCCTGTCCGAGCGGATGGACTTCGACAAGTCCTATCACCACCTGCTGTTCAAACAGGACTTCACCTCGTTCGCGCTGAAGTGA
- a CDS encoding L-lactate dehydrogenase, which translates to MPVEQNNKVAIVGMGSVGTAIAYACLIRGSAGALALYDVNVAKVRAEVLDLNHGSQFVPHCRITGSDDIAVTAGSAVVVVTAGAKQKPGQSRLDLAAANVAMAQELTPQLLAHSPNAIIIFVTNPVDVVTFAATRAVDAAPGHVFGSGTVLDSSRFRYLIAEQADLAVANVHGFIVGEHGDSEISLWSSVSIGGVPAARFRRDGVLVFDEENQRRISAEVVNAAYAIIEGKGATNLAIGLSSARIIEAVLGDQHRVLPVSTVQQGALGISGVALSLPTVISGRGTGQVLEVSVSDAEREGLLASAETLRQAQQSLGL; encoded by the coding sequence ATGCCAGTCGAACAGAACAACAAGGTCGCGATCGTCGGGATGGGCAGCGTCGGCACCGCGATCGCGTACGCGTGTCTGATCCGGGGCTCAGCCGGAGCGCTCGCCCTCTACGACGTCAATGTCGCCAAGGTGCGCGCCGAGGTGCTCGACCTCAACCACGGCAGCCAGTTCGTTCCGCACTGCCGCATCACGGGCTCCGACGACATCGCCGTGACAGCGGGTTCGGCGGTCGTCGTGGTCACCGCGGGCGCCAAACAGAAGCCGGGGCAGAGCCGGCTCGATCTCGCCGCGGCCAACGTCGCGATGGCCCAGGAGCTGACTCCGCAACTTCTCGCGCATTCACCCAACGCCATCATCATTTTCGTCACCAACCCGGTCGACGTCGTCACCTTCGCGGCCACCCGGGCCGTCGACGCCGCTCCGGGACACGTCTTCGGATCCGGAACGGTGTTGGACTCCAGCAGGTTCCGCTATCTGATCGCCGAGCAGGCCGACCTCGCGGTCGCCAACGTGCACGGCTTCATCGTCGGCGAGCACGGTGACTCGGAGATCTCGCTGTGGTCGAGCGTGTCGATCGGCGGAGTTCCCGCCGCTCGGTTCCGCCGCGACGGTGTGCTCGTCTTCGACGAGGAGAACCAGCGCCGGATCTCAGCGGAGGTGGTCAACGCCGCGTACGCGATCATCGAAGGCAAGGGCGCGACCAACCTGGCCATCGGGCTGTCGTCGGCCCGCATCATCGAGGCCGTACTCGGCGACCAGCACCGCGTGTTGCCGGTGTCCACCGTGCAACAGGGGGCTCTCGGGATCTCGGGGGTGGCGCTGTCGTTGCCGACGGTCATCTCCGGGCGGGGGACCGGCCAGGTGCTGGAGGTGTCGGTGTCGGACGCGGAGCGGGAAGGCCTGCTGGCCTCGGCGGAGACGTTGCGGCAGGCCCAGCAGTCGCTAGGGCTGTGA
- a CDS encoding SDR family oxidoreductase: protein MTDAAAPNPFDLTGHVSVVTGGGSGIGLGMAEGLARAGATVAILGRSAQRLESAAATLRAHGNPVLPLVCDVTDEPAVTDAMARIRSEFGYLDSCFANAGIRGTFTPTLETSLAEFRAVTSVDLDGVFVTLREAARQMVEAGRGGSLVGVSSLGALQGMPRQPAYAASKAAVTSLIDSMAVELARYGIRANTIQPGWFDTEMTADGLADERFSARVLPRVPVRRWGTADDVAGVAVYLAGPASAYHTGDVLRLDGGYLKF from the coding sequence GTGACCGATGCCGCCGCGCCCAACCCGTTCGACCTGACCGGCCACGTCTCCGTGGTGACCGGCGGCGGCTCCGGGATAGGGCTGGGCATGGCCGAGGGGCTGGCACGCGCCGGGGCCACGGTCGCGATCCTGGGCCGTTCCGCGCAGCGGCTGGAGTCGGCCGCGGCGACCCTGCGCGCACACGGCAATCCGGTGCTGCCGCTGGTCTGCGACGTCACCGACGAACCGGCCGTCACCGACGCGATGGCGCGCATCCGGAGCGAATTCGGTTACCTGGACTCATGTTTCGCCAACGCCGGCATCCGCGGCACATTCACCCCGACGCTGGAGACGTCGCTGGCCGAGTTCCGCGCGGTGACCAGCGTCGACCTCGACGGTGTGTTCGTGACGCTGCGGGAGGCGGCGCGGCAGATGGTCGAGGCCGGCCGTGGCGGCAGCCTGGTCGGTGTGTCGAGCCTGGGCGCGCTGCAGGGCATGCCGCGGCAGCCGGCCTACGCGGCGTCCAAGGCCGCGGTGACGTCGCTGATCGACAGCATGGCGGTGGAGCTGGCCCGCTACGGCATCCGCGCCAACACGATCCAGCCCGGCTGGTTCGACACCGAGATGACCGCCGACGGGCTGGCCGACGAGCGGTTCAGCGCACGGGTGCTGCCGCGGGTGCCGGTGCGGCGATGGGGCACCGCCGACGACGTCGCCGGTGTCGCCGTCTATCTGGCCGGCCCGGCCAGCGCCTACCACACCGGCGACGTGCTGCGTCTCGACGGCGGCTACCTGAAGTTCTAG